The following proteins are co-located in the Vigna angularis cultivar LongXiaoDou No.4 chromosome 2, ASM1680809v1, whole genome shotgun sequence genome:
- the LOC108326822 gene encoding UV-B-induced protein At3g17800, chloroplastic isoform X2: MEKSVSNNHHLHLRTMLTPSQPPPSSSASFKTQLRSFPKGLTVRASAGRRHCEFSSLNAPLEPNSLVGKFLGGVLQNRRQMFHVAAKEELKMLSEDRDSAIARMVISQNSDEALLHRRIAKVKEDECMVAISDVMYLLILYKFSEIRVHLVPKLSSCLYNGRLEILPSKDWDLESIHSMEVLDIIRQHVSTVTGLKSNPSVRESWETTPIRHSWLARVYVASILYGYFLKSVSLRTCIDSGQKM; encoded by the exons atggaaaaaagtGTCTCCAACAACCACCACCTCCACCTTAGGACCATGCTCACTCCTTCACAGCCACCACCGTCATCATCAGCTTCGTTCAAAACCCAGTTGAGATCGTTTCCGAAAGGGTTGACGGTGAGGGCCAGTGCGGGAAGGAGACACTGCGAGTTCAGCAGCCTCAACGCTCCCCTTGAGCCAAACTCTCTCGTGGGGAAGTTCCTCGGTGGCGTCTTGCAGAATCGCCGCCAAATGTTCCACGTTGCTGCCAAGGAAGAGTTGAAGATGTTGAGTGAGGATAGAGACTCTGCTATTGCTCGCATGGTTATCAGTCAGAACTCTGATGAAGCCCTGCTTCACAG GAGGATTGCAAAAGTGAAGGAGGATGAGTGTATGGTTGCTATATCAGATGTAATGTATTTGCTGATTCTATACAAGTTTTCTGAAATCAGGGTCCATTTGGTTCCAAAGCTTTCTAGTTGCTTATACAATGGAAGGCTAGAGATATTGCCTTCTAAGGATTGGGATCTGGAGTCTATTCACAGCATGGAAGTTTTGGATATCATAAGGCAACATGTCAGCACTGTCACAGGCTTGAAATCAAATCCTAGTGTGAGGGAAAGTTGGGAAACCACTCCAATTCGACATAGCTGGCTTGCTCGAGTTTATGTTGCCTCCATATTATATGGTTACTTTCTGAAGTCAGTTTCATTGAG GACATGTATCGATTCGGGTCAAAAGATGTGA
- the LOC108326822 gene encoding UV-B-induced protein At3g17800, chloroplastic isoform X1 has protein sequence MEKSVSNNHHLHLRTMLTPSQPPPSSSASFKTQLRSFPKGLTVRASAGRRHCEFSSLNAPLEPNSLVGKFLGGVLQNRRQMFHVAAKEELKMLSEDRDSAIARMVISQNSDEALLHRRIAKVKEDECMVAISDVMYLLILYKFSEIRVHLVPKLSSCLYNGRLEILPSKDWDLESIHSMEVLDIIRQHVSTVTGLKSNPSVRESWETTPIRHSWLARVYVASILYGYFLKSVSLRYTLEQSLSSSNHGLHPGQKSCPSFQDMYRFGSKDVMLGNKNDMQSVWHDLIRQEEGIEDIKCYVMSFHPGSFQRCAKLRSKEALQLVESHSNALFGNGKSGLSKHDDVIVTSFSSLRRLVLEAIAFGSFLWETEDYIDNVYKLKDHELK, from the exons atggaaaaaagtGTCTCCAACAACCACCACCTCCACCTTAGGACCATGCTCACTCCTTCACAGCCACCACCGTCATCATCAGCTTCGTTCAAAACCCAGTTGAGATCGTTTCCGAAAGGGTTGACGGTGAGGGCCAGTGCGGGAAGGAGACACTGCGAGTTCAGCAGCCTCAACGCTCCCCTTGAGCCAAACTCTCTCGTGGGGAAGTTCCTCGGTGGCGTCTTGCAGAATCGCCGCCAAATGTTCCACGTTGCTGCCAAGGAAGAGTTGAAGATGTTGAGTGAGGATAGAGACTCTGCTATTGCTCGCATGGTTATCAGTCAGAACTCTGATGAAGCCCTGCTTCACAG GAGGATTGCAAAAGTGAAGGAGGATGAGTGTATGGTTGCTATATCAGATGTAATGTATTTGCTGATTCTATACAAGTTTTCTGAAATCAGGGTCCATTTGGTTCCAAAGCTTTCTAGTTGCTTATACAATGGAAGGCTAGAGATATTGCCTTCTAAGGATTGGGATCTGGAGTCTATTCACAGCATGGAAGTTTTGGATATCATAAGGCAACATGTCAGCACTGTCACAGGCTTGAAATCAAATCCTAGTGTGAGGGAAAGTTGGGAAACCACTCCAATTCGACATAGCTGGCTTGCTCGAGTTTATGTTGCCTCCATATTATATGGTTACTTTCTGAAGTCAGTTTCATTGAGGTACACCCTAGAGCAAAGTCTTTCTTCATCTAACCATGGTCTTCATCCGGGTCAGAAATCTTGCCCTTCATTTCAGGACATGTATCGATTCGGGTCAAAAGATGTGATGCTTGGCAACAAGAATGACATGCAATCTGTGTGGCATGATTTGATCAGGCAGGAAGAGGGAATTGAGGATATAAAATGTTATGTTATGAGCTTTCACCCTGGCTCATTTCAGAGGTGTGCAAAACTGAGATCTAAGGAAGCTCTGCAGTTGGTTGAGAGTCATAGTAATGCACTTTTTGGAAATGGGAAATCTGGTTTGTCTAAGCATGATGATGTTATTGTAACTTCATTTTCTAGTCTGAGGAGGCTAGTCTTGGAGGCTATTGCATTTGGATCCTTCCTGTGGGAAACAGAAGATTATATTGACAATGTTTATAAGCTTAAAGATCATGAGTTAAAGTAA